In a single window of the Desulfovibrio mangrovi genome:
- a CDS encoding YqaA family protein: MIQKYLDKLWRVAESQGALRVLAAVSFTESIFFPLPPDLLLIPMALAQRKQAFRLAAICLFTSLFGGILGYAIGYFFMDIVGMPIIHFYGLDDKYLIIKEWYDTYSAWAVAAAGLTPIPYKLCTLTAGAFHIDFLVFIIASTLSRGLRFFAIAGLIYMFGEQARYFLEKRFDLVLLATLILGIAGFVAIKYL, translated from the coding sequence ATGATACAAAAATATCTCGACAAACTGTGGCGAGTAGCGGAATCGCAGGGGGCCCTTCGGGTACTTGCGGCTGTCTCCTTTACTGAATCGATTTTTTTCCCGCTGCCGCCGGATCTGCTCCTCATTCCCATGGCCCTTGCCCAGCGCAAGCAGGCCTTCCGCCTTGCCGCCATATGTCTGTTTACCTCTTTGTTCGGCGGTATTTTGGGGTATGCCATAGGCTATTTCTTCATGGATATTGTGGGGATGCCCATCATCCATTTTTATGGTCTTGATGATAAATATCTTATCATCAAAGAGTGGTATGATACCTACAGCGCCTGGGCGGTAGCAGCGGCTGGGCTTACGCCCATTCCGTACAAGCTGTGTACGCTTACGGCAGGCGCATTCCACATCGATTTTCTGGTGTTCATCATCGCCTCCACCCTCAGTCGGGGACTGCGCTTTTTTGCCATTGCCGGCCTGATTTATATGTTTGGTGAACAGGCCCGTTATTTTCTGGAAAAAAGATTCGATCTGGTGCTGCTGGCTACTCTCATACTCGGTATAGCCGGATTTGTGGCCATTAAGTATCTGTAA
- a CDS encoding Mrp/NBP35 family ATP-binding protein — translation MSSCSGCSSSGGIQPGTEIKASAKQNIQDALISSTLDKIRYKLFIMSGKGGVGKSSVTVNTAAALAARGYKVGILDVDIHGPSVPNLLGATQLGLEADRGGLLNPAQVNENLWVVSMDSLLKDKDTAVLWRGPKKTAAIRQFVSDVNWGELDFLLIDSPPGTGDEHMTVLKTIPEALCVVVTTPQEISLADVRKAINFLQYANANVLGVVENMSGLACPHCGGEITLFKKGGGKELAERYGLEFLGSVPLDPATVVAADKGVPVVMLEEDSHAKTGFLNLADNIVTALDRSLEAISSSNA, via the coding sequence ATGTCTTCATGCAGTGGATGCTCTTCATCGGGCGGCATTCAGCCCGGTACGGAAATAAAGGCGAGCGCCAAGCAGAATATTCAGGATGCCCTGATCTCTTCTACGCTGGACAAGATTCGCTACAAGCTTTTCATCATGAGCGGCAAAGGCGGTGTGGGTAAGAGTTCCGTCACCGTCAATACCGCAGCGGCTCTTGCGGCGAGAGGCTACAAGGTAGGCATTCTCGACGTGGATATTCATGGTCCCAGCGTTCCCAACCTGCTTGGAGCAACGCAGCTCGGCCTTGAGGCCGACCGCGGTGGCCTGCTGAACCCCGCACAGGTCAACGAGAACCTGTGGGTTGTTTCCATGGACTCCCTGCTGAAGGACAAGGATACCGCCGTGCTCTGGCGTGGTCCCAAGAAGACTGCGGCCATTCGTCAGTTCGTTTCCGACGTCAACTGGGGCGAGCTGGACTTCCTGCTCATCGACTCCCCTCCCGGCACCGGTGATGAACACATGACCGTGCTCAAGACCATTCCTGAAGCCCTGTGTGTGGTTGTTACCACGCCTCAGGAAATTTCTCTTGCCGACGTACGCAAGGCTATCAACTTCCTGCAATACGCCAACGCCAACGTGCTTGGCGTGGTTGAAAACATGAGCGGCCTTGCCTGCCCCCATTGTGGCGGCGAGATCACTCTGTTCAAGAAGGGCGGCGGCAAGGAGCTTGCCGAACGCTATGGCCTTGAGTTTCTCGGCAGCGTGCCCCTTGATCCTGCCACTGTTGTGGCCGCAGACAAGGGCGTGCCCGTGGTGATGCTCGAAGAGGATTCTCACGCCAAGACCGGATTCCTCAATCTTGCCGACAACATTGTAACCGCGCTGGATCGCAGTCTGGAAGCCATTTCCAGTTCCAACGCCTAG
- a CDS encoding transglycosylase SLT domain-containing protein, whose protein sequence is MTLTVFLLSCVLQVAAFTVSFAETIYYWKDPAGIYHFYKDPPKGFVPRVKKESSPRQSKKSLSKRQIDKLAEVFGRRHRVNADLVRAVIEVESDYDPRSISSAGAQGLMQIMPETQKDLGVDNPFDPVENVEAGVRYLRMMLDRFKDVQLALAAYNAGPLTVEKYGGIPPFAETRKYVIQVLKRYRYNRSKARQNVQFSQ, encoded by the coding sequence ATGACTCTGACGGTCTTCCTGCTCAGCTGTGTCCTGCAGGTTGCGGCTTTTACCGTTTCCTTCGCCGAAACGATATATTATTGGAAAGACCCTGCGGGCATTTACCACTTCTACAAGGATCCGCCGAAAGGGTTTGTTCCAAGAGTAAAGAAAGAGTCATCCCCGAGGCAGAGTAAGAAATCCCTTTCGAAACGCCAGATCGACAAACTGGCTGAGGTGTTCGGAAGACGACACCGGGTGAACGCCGACCTTGTGCGCGCCGTCATAGAAGTTGAGTCTGATTATGACCCTCGCAGCATATCTTCGGCTGGTGCACAGGGACTGATGCAGATAATGCCCGAAACCCAGAAAGACCTCGGGGTGGACAATCCTTTTGACCCGGTTGAGAATGTCGAGGCCGGAGTCCGTTATCTGCGCATGATGCTTGATCGCTTTAAGGATGTGCAACTTGCACTTGCCGCGTATAATGCGGGTCCTTTAACTGTGGAAAAATACGGAGGCATACCTCCCTTTGCGGAAACAAGGAAGTATGTTATCCAAGTGCTGAAACGTTATCGATACAACCGCTCAAAGGCCAGACAGAATGTTCAATTTAGCCAATAA
- the pgsA gene encoding CDP-diacylglycerol--glycerol-3-phosphate 3-phosphatidyltransferase, protein MFNLANKITLARILIVPFIVVLLYFPGKVTGLIAFFLFFVASATDMLDGFIARREGQVTSFGKFLDPLADKLLISSVLVMLTYLGWVPAWVTIVIICRELIVTGLRAMAADEGIVIAADKYGKIKTILQMFACAPLIIHEPLFGIPMQPIGEILLYIALVLTVFSGGNYLYGFYGNWLRETAKG, encoded by the coding sequence ATGTTCAATTTAGCCAATAAAATTACGCTTGCCCGTATTCTCATCGTACCTTTCATCGTTGTGCTCCTGTATTTCCCCGGCAAGGTTACTGGTCTGATAGCGTTTTTCCTTTTCTTTGTGGCCTCGGCAACCGACATGCTGGACGGCTTTATTGCGAGAAGAGAAGGGCAGGTTACCAGCTTCGGCAAATTCCTTGATCCGCTTGCAGACAAGCTGCTCATCAGCTCTGTACTGGTCATGCTGACCTATCTGGGATGGGTTCCCGCATGGGTTACCATCGTCATCATCTGCCGTGAGCTGATTGTGACCGGCCTGCGTGCCATGGCAGCCGATGAAGGCATCGTCATTGCCGCTGACAAGTATGGAAAAATCAAAACCATCCTGCAGATGTTTGCATGCGCTCCTTTAATTATTCATGAGCCTCTCTTTGGTATTCCCATGCAACCTATTGGAGAGATTCTTCTTTACATAGCGCTTGTTCTCACTGTATTTTCTGGTGGAAACTACCTGTACGGTTTTTATGGCAATTGGTTACGAGAAACCGCCAAAGGGTAA
- a CDS encoding FtsB family cell division protein, giving the protein MFWKRIVLGGLIALNIFLFVRMLVSDQGLFAYRELKADYIALEEQLAEVQQKNLALSQEIRLLQSDSGYIQRVIRQRLNFVKDNEILYIFPDTTTEGTAGAAQDEGKD; this is encoded by the coding sequence ATGTTCTGGAAGCGTATAGTTCTAGGCGGGCTGATAGCCCTGAATATATTCCTCTTCGTGCGTATGCTGGTCAGCGACCAAGGCCTATTCGCGTACAGGGAGCTCAAGGCTGACTATATCGCTCTTGAAGAGCAGTTGGCGGAAGTGCAGCAGAAGAATCTGGCACTGAGTCAGGAAATACGCCTGCTGCAATCTGACTCCGGTTATATTCAGAGGGTTATTCGACAGCGTTTGAATTTTGTTAAGGATAACGAAATTCTGTATATTTTTCCGGATACAACCACAGAGGGTACAGCAGGAGCCGCGCAGGATGAAGGCAAAGATTAA
- a CDS encoding tetratricopeptide repeat-containing protein: MKAKIKWYQEVLELEPSSKVFFPLARLFAENDQYAEAVATLKQGLERHPEHFEARMLLIDCLGRLGANDKLAAEIASVGEVLSKYPSFWKNWAAEQAATPDGRDAALALSFLSATFSNTDISWSAIIEQGLRSVMRGDYAAPAAQVATAPSSVSQVIEEIDEDVEDAPAVIEEVEEPVLRSHAQFTEAETVAYMGLARESDSFDDGEEHEDEPFSLRTLTMAHVLAEQGDIKGALDICDELDASAQTDTERRRVNDFRNSLTSTDKSSVQVSQTKEDAQPLQGKTKLINTLEMLAERLEARAAR, encoded by the coding sequence ATGAAGGCAAAGATTAAGTGGTATCAGGAAGTGCTGGAGCTTGAACCGAGCTCCAAGGTTTTCTTCCCCCTTGCCAGACTGTTTGCTGAAAACGACCAATACGCCGAAGCGGTGGCAACCCTGAAACAGGGGTTGGAGCGCCACCCGGAACACTTTGAAGCCCGTATGCTGCTGATAGACTGCCTTGGCAGATTGGGCGCAAACGACAAGCTCGCTGCAGAGATTGCTTCCGTGGGCGAAGTCTTGAGCAAGTACCCGTCTTTCTGGAAGAACTGGGCAGCCGAGCAGGCGGCCACCCCTGATGGCAGGGACGCAGCTCTTGCGCTTTCCTTCCTTTCCGCCACGTTCAGCAATACCGATATTTCATGGTCCGCCATTATTGAGCAGGGACTGCGCAGTGTTATGCGCGGCGATTATGCTGCCCCTGCTGCTCAAGTTGCCACTGCCCCTTCTTCTGTTTCGCAGGTGATTGAAGAGATCGACGAGGACGTTGAAGACGCACCCGCTGTCATCGAAGAGGTAGAAGAACCTGTTCTGCGCAGTCACGCACAGTTTACGGAAGCAGAGACTGTCGCCTACATGGGCTTGGCCAGAGAGTCTGACTCCTTTGATGACGGAGAGGAGCATGAAGACGAACCTTTTTCCCTGCGCACTCTTACCATGGCGCATGTCCTGGCAGAGCAGGGCGACATCAAGGGGGCGTTGGATATCTGCGACGAACTTGATGCTTCCGCTCAGACAGACACGGAACGTCGCAGAGTCAACGATTTTCGCAACTCATTGACCAGCACTGACAAATCTTCAGTCCAAGTCTCACAGACAAAGGAAGATGCCCAGCCGCTGCAGGGCAAAACCAAGCTAATCAATACGTTGGAAATGCTGGCAGAAAGACTGGAAGCACGCGCAGCCCGATGA
- a CDS encoding SPOR domain-containing protein: MRRLMSVAIIMALCVTVLAGCKQTAKNVWKDTKKYYREYVNTPATLEFEPADPEPVEDRLATVYTPVGIALESFRRDMENQDQFPTDVWVDKMMSKYPWLSGIAVVATDGTIYLQKPAVSMKALDFAPLFAEDEKSGMRDMRAYAESNPLGPEVYAGTPFFVDNELKGMVIAHFDPRSLLSVCPDPARLVIIAPEGVLWSGHYIYDTTPLSKVDWKNTLESDNSDTESNELGEFFWVSKYLGNMPLVFAATTGEFPIDPSQLNALVRPEPVMDVPTVMPEKQDSGAEVFEAAPAEEVAQEVVAAPILENGMVQPTLSDTPGPAAPTKDVVYSVQVGAFHNPQYAQERMDLVRSHGFTPCLMKLYDHQGQLWHVVEVFDSPDKVAAFKVLRDFAKQAPGVEYTMGILDAGVVTRRKECQ; this comes from the coding sequence GTGCGTCGTTTGATGTCTGTAGCCATTATCATGGCTCTTTGCGTAACCGTGCTCGCCGGTTGCAAGCAAACTGCGAAGAATGTCTGGAAAGACACGAAAAAATATTATCGGGAATATGTAAATACTCCCGCAACTCTTGAATTTGAACCTGCAGATCCAGAGCCGGTGGAGGACCGCCTTGCAACGGTCTATACTCCGGTAGGGATTGCGCTGGAATCCTTCCGCCGCGATATGGAGAATCAGGATCAGTTCCCCACTGATGTCTGGGTGGACAAGATGATGTCCAAGTATCCCTGGCTGAGTGGTATTGCCGTAGTTGCGACCGACGGCACCATCTATCTGCAGAAACCTGCCGTAAGCATGAAGGCGCTTGATTTCGCCCCCTTGTTTGCAGAAGATGAAAAGAGCGGCATGCGTGATATGCGCGCATACGCCGAAAGTAATCCCCTCGGTCCCGAGGTATACGCAGGCACTCCTTTCTTCGTGGATAATGAGCTCAAGGGTATGGTTATTGCCCATTTCGATCCCCGCAGTCTGCTTTCTGTTTGCCCCGATCCCGCACGCCTTGTCATTATTGCGCCTGAAGGGGTGCTGTGGTCCGGACATTACATTTACGATACCACGCCGCTGTCCAAGGTGGACTGGAAGAACACTCTTGAATCAGACAACTCGGACACCGAATCCAACGAATTGGGTGAGTTCTTCTGGGTATCTAAATACCTTGGCAACATGCCTCTCGTTTTTGCCGCCACTACTGGTGAGTTCCCCATTGATCCCAGCCAGTTGAACGCGCTTGTGCGTCCTGAGCCGGTTATGGATGTGCCCACCGTCATGCCTGAAAAGCAGGACAGTGGAGCAGAAGTCTTTGAAGCTGCTCCGGCAGAAGAAGTAGCCCAAGAGGTTGTTGCCGCCCCCATTCTTGAAAACGGCATGGTGCAACCTACTCTGAGCGATACCCCCGGCCCTGCGGCACCGACCAAGGATGTGGTTTATTCGGTTCAGGTTGGCGCCTTTCATAATCCCCAGTACGCACAGGAACGCATGGACCTTGTGCGAAGCCACGGTTTCACGCCCTGCCTGATGAAGCTTTATGACCATCAGGGACAGCTCTGGCACGTAGTTGAAGTATTCGACTCCCCAGACAAGGTTGCTGCTTTCAAAGTGCTGCGCGACTTTGCAAAACAGGCTCCTGGCGTTGAATACACCATGGGGATTCTGGATGCTGGCGTTGTAACTCGTAGAAAAGAGTGCCAATAG
- the fbp gene encoding class 1 fructose-bisphosphatase, translating to MRQVTVTEHLLLHQTKSPAASGKFTALLYDLILSAKMIARSVNKAGLLDILGATGETNVQGEQVQKLDEYANRTLIHRMERTGVLCAMASEENADIIKVPDRFKRGEYILIFDPLDGSSNIDVNINVGTIFSILKRTSPQDEDVTLADILQSGTEQVAAGYFLYGSSTMLVYTSGEGVHGFTLDPTVGEFLLSHPNIRIPERGKVYSVNESYYHYWDDPTRKVVEYFKGTDNERGAPYSLRYVGSLVADFHRNLLNGGIFMYPVDYRIPHKPQGKLRLMCEASPLAFVAEQAGGAATDGKRRILDIKPGELHERVPLFIGSSRDVERVSQIYEEAGL from the coding sequence ATGCGTCAGGTTACTGTAACCGAACATCTTTTGCTGCATCAGACCAAGTCTCCTGCGGCTTCCGGTAAATTTACGGCACTGCTGTACGACCTTATTCTTTCGGCCAAAATGATTGCGCGTAGCGTGAACAAGGCTGGACTGCTCGATATCCTCGGTGCAACCGGTGAGACCAACGTGCAAGGTGAGCAGGTGCAGAAATTGGATGAATACGCCAATCGCACCCTCATCCATCGCATGGAACGTACCGGTGTGCTCTGTGCCATGGCTTCTGAAGAGAATGCTGACATCATCAAGGTGCCGGACAGATTCAAGCGGGGAGAGTACATCCTCATCTTCGATCCTCTGGACGGCTCTTCGAATATTGACGTGAATATCAATGTTGGCACCATCTTTTCCATCCTGAAGCGCACGTCTCCGCAAGATGAAGACGTGACACTGGCGGACATTCTGCAGAGTGGTACGGAACAGGTGGCCGCCGGGTATTTCCTTTATGGTTCTTCTACCATGCTGGTCTATACTTCCGGCGAAGGGGTGCACGGATTCACGTTGGATCCGACTGTGGGCGAGTTCCTGCTTTCTCACCCCAACATCCGCATTCCGGAACGCGGCAAGGTGTATTCCGTCAACGAGTCCTACTACCATTACTGGGATGATCCGACCCGTAAGGTCGTGGAGTATTTCAAGGGTACGGACAACGAACGCGGAGCACCATACTCGCTGCGTTATGTTGGTTCTCTTGTGGCGGACTTTCATAGAAACCTGCTTAACGGTGGTATCTTTATGTATCCCGTTGACTACCGCATTCCCCACAAGCCTCAGGGTAAGCTGCGCCTCATGTGTGAAGCCTCGCCGCTTGCCTTTGTTGCCGAACAGGCCGGAGGTGCCGCAACCGACGGCAAACGTCGCATTCTGGATATCAAGCCCGGCGAACTGCACGAGCGTGTACCGCTGTTCATCGGCTCCTCAAGAGACGTTGAACGGGTATCGCAAATATATGAAGAAGCAGGGCTGTAG
- the tsaD gene encoding tRNA (adenosine(37)-N6)-threonylcarbamoyltransferase complex transferase subunit TsaD gives MLTLGIETSCDETALALVKDGKLLHSVMATQIDIHALFGGVVPELASREHYRLIGRLYDELLQQAGITAGDIDVVAVSRGPGLLGSLLVGLGFAKGLVAAGRARLVGVNHLHAHLLAPGLEEELEFPAAGLLVSGGHTHVYRICGPDDFTLLGRTLDDAAGEAFDKVAKMLNMPYPGGRFIDQLGRMAEPDSKLFTRPYIDNDNLDFSFSGLKTAVSLYIQKNPQLVLASQDMAPRLFDGSMDVSGLAHLCASFNHTVAETLRIKVERGIDQMQGRGESVRSLIVAGGVAANSRVREAMKAVAQRFGIRLSLPSLFLCTDNGAMVAYAGELLAQKGLSHGLDLDAIPRGQKIPDDYLRMDLNR, from the coding sequence ATGCTGACTCTTGGCATTGAAACTTCCTGCGATGAAACCGCCCTTGCCCTCGTCAAGGACGGAAAACTGCTGCACAGCGTCATGGCGACGCAGATTGACATACACGCCTTATTCGGCGGGGTAGTACCGGAACTTGCCTCGCGTGAACACTACAGACTCATTGGCCGTTTGTACGACGAACTGTTGCAGCAGGCAGGCATAACGGCCGGGGATATAGATGTAGTCGCTGTATCCAGAGGTCCCGGACTTCTTGGCAGCCTGCTTGTGGGACTGGGGTTTGCAAAGGGGCTTGTGGCTGCAGGCAGGGCTCGGCTGGTCGGTGTAAACCATCTGCATGCACATCTGCTTGCTCCCGGACTTGAAGAAGAGCTTGAATTTCCTGCAGCAGGTTTGCTGGTATCCGGCGGCCACACGCACGTTTACCGCATCTGCGGCCCCGATGACTTCACGCTTCTTGGCAGAACGCTTGATGATGCTGCAGGCGAGGCATTCGACAAGGTCGCGAAAATGCTGAATATGCCGTATCCGGGAGGGCGCTTCATAGATCAGCTCGGGAGAATGGCGGAGCCGGACTCGAAGCTATTTACGCGCCCCTATATTGATAATGACAATCTGGATTTCAGCTTCAGCGGGCTAAAAACCGCGGTTAGCTTGTACATTCAGAAGAACCCGCAGCTCGTGCTTGCATCTCAGGACATGGCCCCCAGACTGTTTGATGGCAGTATGGATGTCTCCGGCCTTGCTCATTTGTGTGCTTCCTTCAACCATACCGTGGCAGAGACGCTCCGCATCAAGGTGGAACGAGGCATTGACCAGATGCAGGGTAGGGGAGAGTCTGTCAGATCTCTCATCGTGGCCGGAGGAGTTGCGGCCAACAGCCGGGTTCGCGAAGCCATGAAAGCAGTGGCCCAGCGCTTCGGTATCAGGCTTTCGCTGCCGTCTCTCTTCCTTTGTACGGACAACGGAGCCATGGTGGCGTACGCGGGAGAATTGCTTGCGCAAAAGGGATTGAGCCATGGGCTTGATCTGGATGCCATTCCGCGTGGTCAGAAAATCCCGGATGACTACCTGAGAATGGACCTGAACCGTTGA
- the trxA gene encoding thioredoxin, whose protein sequence is MAVQVTDSNFEAEILKSNIPALVDFWAPWCGPCRAMGPVIDELASEFEGKVRIAKMNVDENPATPSKYGIRAIPTIILFKNGEVVEQITGAVSKSSIKDMISQKALG, encoded by the coding sequence ATGGCAGTTCAGGTAACCGACAGCAATTTCGAAGCTGAAATTCTCAAGTCCAATATTCCCGCTCTTGTTGATTTCTGGGCTCCCTGGTGTGGCCCCTGCCGTGCCATGGGACCGGTGATTGACGAACTGGCCTCTGAATTCGAAGGCAAGGTTCGTATCGCCAAGATGAACGTCGACGAAAACCCCGCTACCCCCAGCAAGTACGGTATCCGTGCCATTCCCACCATCATTCTGTTCAAGAACGGTGAAGTTGTGGAGCAGATCACCGGCGCTGTTTCCAAGAGCAGCATCAAGGACATGATCTCCCAGAAGGCTCTCGGCTAA
- the trxB gene encoding thioredoxin-disulfide reductase yields the protein MKEYDSLVIGGGPAGVTAALYLLRSGMTVAFTEMLSPGGQLLMTEEIENYPGFPKGIKGYELADLLAAHLEGYHYDKYTDAVKTIEHSPKGNKVLIGDEWVLAKTIIICSGAKYKKLGLPNEERLTGRGISYCALCDGNFFRGQTVAVVGGGNSALEESLYLAKLVKKLHLIHRRDDFRATKCVQDKVCIIPDINIIRSSVVTEIHGENSLTGVTIKNMKTGEERLLELDGLFIFVGYEPVKEFYPVGLKTDSSGFIITDTEMATNLPGIYAAGDCRSKNCRQVATAVGDGATAANSVFHYLETN from the coding sequence ATGAAAGAATATGATTCCTTGGTGATAGGGGGGGGGCCGGCAGGAGTTACGGCCGCCCTTTATCTTTTGCGTTCCGGCATGACTGTGGCGTTCACGGAGATGCTGTCTCCCGGGGGCCAGTTGCTGATGACCGAGGAGATCGAGAACTATCCCGGTTTTCCCAAGGGCATCAAGGGCTACGAGCTTGCAGACTTGCTTGCCGCCCATCTTGAAGGCTACCACTACGACAAGTATACGGACGCCGTGAAGACCATTGAGCACAGCCCCAAGGGCAACAAGGTGCTCATCGGTGACGAGTGGGTGCTCGCAAAGACCATCATCATCTGCTCCGGTGCCAAGTACAAGAAGCTTGGCCTGCCCAATGAGGAGCGCCTCACCGGTCGCGGTATTTCTTACTGCGCCCTGTGCGACGGCAACTTCTTCCGCGGGCAGACTGTGGCCGTTGTGGGGGGAGGCAACTCCGCGCTTGAGGAATCGCTTTATCTGGCCAAGCTGGTAAAGAAGCTGCACCTCATTCATCGCCGGGACGACTTCCGAGCTACCAAATGTGTGCAGGATAAGGTGTGCATCATTCCCGACATCAATATCATCCGCAGTTCCGTGGTGACAGAGATTCACGGGGAAAATAGCCTTACCGGCGTGACCATCAAGAATATGAAGACCGGAGAGGAGCGTCTGCTCGAGCTTGACGGGCTGTTCATCTTTGTCGGGTACGAACCCGTCAAGGAGTTCTATCCTGTTGGTTTGAAAACGGACAGTTCCGGCTTCATCATCACCGATACGGAAATGGCTACCAACCTGCCCGGCATATATGCCGCCGGCGACTGCCGGTCCAAGAATTGCCGCCAGGTCGCCACTGCAGTTGGTGACGGCGCAACCGCCGCCAACTCGGTATTCCACTATCTGGAAACGAATTAA
- a CDS encoding outer membrane protein assembly factor BamD, which produces MRRTVIRFLALLPVLFVLNGCGFIDYFYLPPPEDTAQELFEAGNDAMREKDYASAIEYFNTLKDKYPFSPYTIEAELSLGDAYFLDEEYPLAVDTYKEFETLHPRHEAIPYVLFQIGNANLNSFISIDRPQTNIAEAYEYFQRLQESYPGTEYAVKAQDYLHTCRKYMAEHEIYVADFYWRTERYTAAYRRYNTVVEQYADVEEYQEYAREKAKISYLKSQQQESQERREKREGSWKDYFEWL; this is translated from the coding sequence ATGCGTAGAACTGTCATTCGCTTTTTAGCGCTGCTGCCTGTTCTGTTCGTACTGAACGGATGCGGATTCATAGACTATTTCTATTTGCCGCCCCCAGAAGACACAGCTCAGGAACTTTTTGAAGCCGGGAACGATGCGATGCGTGAAAAAGATTATGCATCGGCCATCGAGTACTTCAACACGCTCAAGGACAAGTACCCCTTCAGCCCTTATACGATTGAAGCGGAACTGTCTCTGGGAGACGCCTATTTCCTTGATGAAGAATATCCGCTTGCAGTGGATACCTACAAGGAATTTGAAACCCTCCATCCGCGTCACGAAGCCATTCCCTATGTCCTGTTCCAGATCGGCAACGCCAACCTGAACAGCTTCATATCCATTGATCGGCCGCAGACGAACATTGCCGAGGCCTACGAGTACTTCCAGCGCCTGCAGGAATCATATCCCGGCACGGAGTACGCCGTTAAGGCTCAGGATTATCTGCACACCTGCCGCAAATACATGGCAGAGCACGAAATCTACGTTGCGGATTTCTACTGGCGTACGGAGCGGTATACAGCGGCTTATCGCCGTTACAACACTGTTGTGGAGCAGTATGCCGACGTTGAGGAATATCAGGAATACGCCCGTGAAAAGGCGAAAATATCCTACCTCAAGAGTCAGCAGCAGGAATCGCAGGAACGTCGTGAAAAGCGTGAAGGCTCGTGGAAAGACTACTTCGAATGGCTGTAG
- the yihA gene encoding ribosome biogenesis GTP-binding protein YihA/YsxC, which translates to MQPQLILEDTIYTLEQLQSVQAPQIALAGRSNVGKSSLINALAGRKKLARISATPGKTQSINFYRVEPWGFYLVDLPGYGYAKASKSDREKWAQLINAYLTSTPSLKALAVLLDCRIPPQKLDIDLTAYARSINIPLLPILTKADKCKQKERAAKQAEWARLLNGVKPIISSSSSGIGISTIWETMRLHALGPQAEATEAGPESGEENS; encoded by the coding sequence ATGCAACCGCAACTTATTCTGGAAGATACCATATATACGCTGGAGCAGCTCCAGAGCGTGCAGGCTCCGCAGATTGCTCTTGCCGGGCGTTCCAACGTGGGCAAGTCCTCGCTCATCAACGCTCTTGCCGGACGCAAGAAACTGGCCCGCATAAGCGCTACCCCCGGCAAAACCCAAAGCATCAACTTTTACCGTGTGGAGCCTTGGGGATTCTATCTTGTGGACCTGCCCGGCTACGGCTACGCAAAAGCATCCAAAAGTGACCGTGAAAAATGGGCACAGCTCATCAACGCCTATCTCACGAGCACCCCTTCGCTGAAGGCCCTTGCGGTATTGCTTGATTGCCGGATTCCGCCTCAGAAACTCGACATTGACCTGACGGCCTATGCCCGCTCCATCAATATTCCCCTGCTTCCCATTCTGACAAAGGCCGACAAGTGCAAGCAGAAGGAACGAGCCGCCAAACAGGCTGAATGGGCACGGTTGCTTAATGGGGTAAAGCCCATCATCTCTTCCTCCTCCTCGGGGATCGGCATCAGCACCATCTGGGAAACCATGAGGCTGCATGCCTTAGGACCACAGGCTGAGGCTACCGAAGCAGGCCCTGAATCAGGTGAGGAGAACTCCTGA
- a CDS encoding type II 3-dehydroquinate dehydratase, with protein MTRYRFLILNGPNLGALGKRQPEIYGTSGMDALPFLVHKVLGDRTDEVELSYFQSNSEGALIDRLEQAREEGMHGVVFNAGAYTHTSLALADCLAWINVPCVEVHLSNVLARSEPLRQKSYIGRHVIGVVAGFGMMSYALAVQALVQHHEKE; from the coding sequence ATGACCCGCTACAGGTTTTTGATCCTCAACGGCCCCAATCTCGGCGCGCTCGGCAAGAGACAGCCGGAGATTTACGGAACGAGCGGAATGGATGCGTTGCCCTTTCTTGTCCATAAGGTGCTGGGTGACCGGACAGATGAGGTTGAACTGAGCTATTTTCAGTCCAACAGCGAGGGGGCGCTCATCGACAGGCTGGAACAGGCTAGGGAGGAGGGCATGCATGGCGTGGTCTTCAACGCCGGCGCATACACGCACACCAGTCTTGCTCTGGCAGACTGCCTTGCCTGGATAAATGTTCCCTGTGTGGAAGTTCACCTGAGCAACGTTCTGGCCCGCTCCGAACCATTACGCCAGAAAAGCTACATAGGCCGCCATGTCATAGGCGTTGTGGCCGGTTTCGGCATGATGAGCTATGCCCTTGCGGTACAAGCTCTTGTGCAGCATCACGAAAAAGAGTAA